In the genome of Acidimicrobiia bacterium, one region contains:
- a CDS encoding sigma-70 family RNA polymerase sigma factor, whose product MAVSRSGRWSPEEAFRDVFATHYGAVFGYAARRIGHDAAADAAADVFTVAWRRIRGVPAEPETLPWLYGVARRVVASHLRANRRRDRLHVRAAAHAPAGRLEHDPAGLGSVLESLRESDREVLMLAAWEGLGPDAIGRALGCSKNAAAVRLHRARARLAEVWDQERGVR is encoded by the coding sequence ATGGCAGTGAGCCGGTCCGGTCGATGGTCGCCCGAAGAGGCGTTTCGCGACGTGTTCGCCACCCACTACGGGGCGGTGTTCGGGTACGCGGCGCGTCGGATCGGGCACGACGCCGCCGCCGACGCCGCCGCCGACGTGTTCACGGTGGCGTGGCGGCGGATCCGAGGGGTCCCGGCCGAGCCCGAGACCTTGCCCTGGCTGTACGGCGTGGCACGGCGCGTGGTCGCCTCGCATCTGCGGGCGAATCGGCGTCGGGACCGCCTGCACGTTCGCGCCGCCGCCCACGCCCCAGCAGGTCGGCTCGAGCACGACCCGGCAGGGCTCGGCTCCGTCCTGGAGTCTCTCCGCGAATCCGATCGAGAGGTGCTGATGCTGGCGGCGTGGGAGGGCCTCGGCCCCGACGCCATCGGCAGGGCACTCGGCTGTTCCAAGAACGCGGCCGCCGTGCGGCTGCATCGCGCCCGGGCCCGGCTGGCGGAGGTCTGGGATCAGGAGAGAGGTGTGAGATGA
- the msrA gene encoding peptide-methionine (S)-S-oxide reductase MsrA — protein MANKERMIKADEALPGRHSPMRVPEHHAVLSTPLRPPFPAGIETAVFAMGCFWGAEKEFWNIPGVYSTAVGYAGGFTPNPTYEEVCSGGTGHAEVVLVAFDPEMVSYESLLRLFWERHDPTQGMRQGADRGTQYRSMILANGDGQLQQADASRRRFQERLTAAGMGEITTEIGALGEFYFAEGYHQQYLEKNPAGYCPDHSCGVKYT, from the coding sequence ATGGCGAACAAAGAGCGGATGATCAAGGCGGACGAGGCGCTCCCCGGCCGGCACAGCCCGATGAGGGTGCCCGAGCATCACGCCGTGCTGAGCACCCCCCTGAGGCCGCCGTTCCCGGCGGGGATCGAGACCGCCGTGTTCGCCATGGGCTGCTTCTGGGGTGCCGAGAAGGAGTTCTGGAACATCCCGGGCGTGTACTCCACCGCAGTCGGCTACGCCGGCGGGTTCACCCCCAACCCGACCTACGAGGAGGTCTGCTCGGGCGGCACCGGCCATGCCGAGGTGGTGCTGGTCGCCTTCGACCCGGAGATGGTCTCCTACGAGAGCCTGCTGCGCCTCTTCTGGGAGCGGCACGATCCGACACAGGGGATGCGCCAGGGCGCCGACCGCGGCACCCAGTACCGATCGATGATCCTCGCCAACGGCGACGGGCAGCTGCAGCAGGCCGATGCCAGCCGTCGACGTTTCCAGGAACGGCTCACCGCGGCCGGCATGGGCGAGATCACCACCGAAATCGGCGCCCTCGGCGAGTTCTACTTCGCCGAGGGGTACCACCAGCAGTACCTGGAGAAGAACCCGGCCGGTTACTGCCCGGATCACTCCTGCGGAGTGAAGTACACCTGA
- a CDS encoding DUF4244 domain-containing protein produces MKGAIMSESGQATAEYALVIVAAAVVALALISWVSGSDALPSFFEAVLDRVRGFAGG; encoded by the coding sequence ATGAAAGGAGCCATCATGTCCGAATCGGGTCAGGCGACCGCCGAGTACGCCCTGGTGATCGTTGCCGCAGCCGTCGTGGCCCTTGCCCTGATCTCCTGGGTCTCCGGGTCGGACGCGCTGCCCTCCTTCTTCGAGGCGGTGCTCGACCGGGTGCGCGGGTTTGCCGGCGGGTGA
- a CDS encoding TadE family type IV pilus minor pilin, producing MEFALVLPLVLVVLLAVVEVAVVARTQIEVAHAAREGARQAATSPEVDRAVAAVKRSLPPEAAGRARVSVSREHFVGGAAEVVVRIRHRVAAPVFGGFDVVLMGRAVMRVER from the coding sequence GTGGAGTTCGCCCTGGTGCTCCCGCTGGTCCTCGTCGTGCTCCTCGCCGTCGTCGAGGTGGCGGTGGTGGCCCGCACCCAGATCGAAGTCGCCCACGCCGCCCGAGAGGGAGCGCGTCAGGCCGCCACCTCACCCGAGGTGGATCGGGCGGTGGCCGCCGTGAAGCGGTCGCTTCCTCCCGAGGCGGCGGGGCGGGCGAGGGTCTCGGTGTCGCGCGAGCACTTCGTCGGTGGAGCCGCCGAGGTGGTGGTGCGCATCCGGCATCGGGTGGCGGCCCCCGTGTTCGGTGGATTCGACGTGGTCCTCATGGGGCGCGCCGTGATGCGCGTCGAACGGTGA
- a CDS encoding cell wall-binding repeat-containing protein, with the protein MLGLRLRRRDLAWTVALLTVVTAVWVARGDVAEAGAEQGVSVDLVYVAVATNYPDSLGIGPGAGALATPVILVPTDPPIPSVTQTELIRLDPKKVVIIGGESAISAAMQNALESLLPTATVERIGGANRYETNALFAASVYPIESWSSVAAAAFTVTQDSAGFASGTQAYSTSGGTLYASIDLPHGAEILELKAIGYDSSVLEFEVALGRSGMTTTQEIASVSSATSGGDTAFATMTITAGREIVDNENWAYWVSAGQTASNRTVYGVMVRYRLGAPGA; encoded by the coding sequence ATGTTGGGACTCCGACTGCGCAGAAGGGACCTGGCCTGGACGGTCGCCCTCCTGACGGTCGTCACCGCGGTCTGGGTGGCCAGAGGCGACGTCGCCGAGGCCGGCGCCGAGCAGGGTGTCAGCGTCGACCTGGTCTACGTCGCGGTGGCGACCAACTACCCGGATTCGCTCGGGATCGGTCCTGGGGCGGGCGCGCTGGCCACTCCCGTGATCCTGGTGCCAACCGACCCTCCGATTCCGTCTGTCACCCAGACCGAGCTCATCCGCCTGGACCCGAAGAAGGTCGTGATAATCGGGGGTGAGTCGGCGATCTCGGCGGCGATGCAGAACGCCCTGGAGTCCCTGCTCCCCACGGCCACGGTGGAGAGAATCGGCGGGGCGAACCGATACGAGACCAACGCCCTCTTCGCCGCCTCCGTCTACCCGATCGAGTCCTGGTCGTCCGTGGCTGCGGCCGCCTTCACCGTCACGCAGGACTCAGCCGGCTTCGCCAGCGGGACCCAGGCATACTCCACGAGCGGTGGGACCCTCTACGCCTCGATCGACCTGCCCCACGGTGCCGAGATCCTCGAGCTGAAGGCCATCGGTTACGACTCGTCGGTGCTCGAGTTCGAGGTGGCCTTGGGACGGTCCGGGATGACTACCACACAGGAGATCGCGTCGGTGTCGTCGGCCACCAGCGGCGGAGACACTGCTTTCGCGACGATGACGATCACCGCCGGCAGAGAGATCGTCGACAACGAGAACTGGGCCTACTGGGTGAGTGCCGGTCAGACCGCCAGCAACAGGACCGTCTACGGAGTGATGGTGCGCTATCGACTGGGTGCACCGGGGGCCTGA
- a CDS encoding type II secretion system F family protein gives MLMAVVVAAGVVSGAPWWLPVGAWLVFAHPGAALAVAAGWVVWGRRSATRGRAGPDDEAVFLRSLAAELTAGASLRSALAAAVGHAPRLDLSGAARAAVAGLPAPVVARMLGKALPVNGRAAAATWLLASESGGPAATMMQSLALRAGREGELLRERRALTAQARASAWVVAGLPALLLAGLVISGRLSAGDDPVVGLVVAVGVVLQVLGVASVVAMVKRAEA, from the coding sequence ATGCTGATGGCAGTGGTCGTCGCAGCCGGTGTGGTGTCGGGTGCTCCCTGGTGGCTGCCCGTCGGCGCCTGGCTCGTCTTCGCCCATCCGGGGGCGGCACTGGCCGTTGCGGCGGGATGGGTCGTCTGGGGGCGGCGGAGCGCCACTCGTGGCCGGGCCGGTCCCGACGACGAGGCGGTGTTCCTGCGCTCTCTCGCCGCCGAGCTGACCGCCGGCGCCTCGCTGCGCTCCGCCCTCGCCGCGGCCGTCGGGCATGCTCCCCGCCTCGATCTCTCGGGTGCGGCCCGGGCGGCGGTGGCCGGGCTTCCCGCTCCCGTCGTGGCGAGGATGCTGGGCAAGGCGCTGCCGGTGAACGGGCGAGCGGCGGCCGCCACCTGGCTGCTGGCCTCGGAGAGTGGCGGTCCGGCGGCGACGATGATGCAGTCTCTTGCTCTGCGCGCCGGCCGTGAGGGCGAGCTGCTGCGTGAACGCCGGGCGCTGACCGCCCAGGCGAGGGCATCGGCATGGGTCGTCGCCGGCCTCCCGGCGCTGCTCCTGGCCGGGTTGGTCATTTCGGGTCGGCTATCGGCAGGAGACGACCCGGTTGTCGGCCTCGTGGTGGCCGTTGGTGTCGTCCTGCAGGTGCTCGGAGTGGCTTCGGTGGTGGCGATGGTGAAGAGGGCGGAGGCATGA
- a CDS encoding pilus assembly protein TadG-related protein, with product MTDRGSIAVTLVAVIAAALVLGVGIADVAIWMRARTEASAAADAAALAAAPVTFQAFGARGTAAEEATRFAEMNGARMVWCVCPPDPSWEPRTVEVEVAVDVEVWPLGRFSVTARSKAEFVPAMLLG from the coding sequence GTGACCGATAGGGGCAGCATCGCGGTGACCCTGGTGGCGGTGATCGCCGCCGCCCTCGTGCTCGGAGTCGGGATCGCCGACGTCGCCATCTGGATGCGGGCTCGCACCGAGGCGTCGGCCGCCGCCGACGCCGCCGCCCTGGCGGCGGCCCCGGTCACCTTCCAGGCGTTCGGCGCAAGGGGCACCGCCGCCGAGGAGGCGACCCGCTTCGCCGAGATGAACGGAGCTCGTATGGTCTGGTGCGTCTGCCCGCCCGACCCCTCGTGGGAGCCGCGCACCGTGGAGGTGGAGGTGGCGGTCGACGTCGAGGTCTGGCCCCTGGGGCGGTTCAGCGTCACCGCCCGCAGCAAGGCCGAGTTCGTCCCGGCGATGCTCCTGGGATGA
- a CDS encoding macro domain-containing protein: MTRIHAVAGDITVQEVDVIVNAANPHLYHGGGVALAIARAGGPVIQEASDAWVAEHGPLTPATAAVTSAGSMPARWVVHIAGPIHAPDQDNAGLLAAAVGAALDATAEAGGRTVAIPAISAGIYGYPVAEATAVIASTARAWCAEQPGLLDEVRLVAFGTEALEGFREGLEAAGLH, encoded by the coding sequence GTGACCCGAATCCACGCCGTGGCGGGCGACATCACCGTCCAGGAGGTCGACGTCATCGTCAACGCCGCCAACCCCCACCTCTACCACGGGGGTGGCGTGGCGCTGGCGATCGCGCGGGCGGGAGGCCCGGTGATCCAGGAGGCGTCCGATGCCTGGGTGGCAGAGCACGGGCCGCTCACCCCCGCAACGGCGGCGGTGACCTCGGCAGGCTCCATGCCGGCCCGCTGGGTGGTTCACATCGCAGGGCCCATCCATGCCCCCGATCAGGACAACGCCGGCCTGCTGGCGGCGGCGGTGGGCGCGGCACTGGACGCCACCGCCGAGGCCGGGGGGCGCACCGTGGCCATTCCGGCGATCTCGGCGGGCATCTACGGGTACCCGGTGGCCGAGGCCACGGCGGTGATCGCATCCACCGCTCGGGCCTGGTGCGCCGAGCAACCCGGGCTCCTCGACGAGGTACGCCTGGTGGCGTTCGGGACCGAGGCGCTGGAGGGCTTTCGGGAGGGGCTCGAGGCGGCCGGCCTGCACTGA
- a CDS encoding CpaF family protein has protein sequence MELPVDAVSRVVERIVAAGVPLRRPDVGRAAVLLAAEEAPLDLTVADRVVAELVGLGPLEPLLADPLVTDILVNRHDEVWVERSGVLKRAAVAFSGPDAVVAAVERVIASLGLRLDRASPAVDARLPDGSRLHAVIPPAAVDGPVVAIRRFRAAIASLSGLIDAGGIDDQGAGLLREAIIGRANVLVCGGTGSGKTTLLNVLSAEIPTDERVVTVEDAAELRLSGHVVRLEARPPNAEGAGEITLRTLVRHALRLRPDRIVVGEVRGPEAFDLIQAMSTGHAGSMGTVHAGGPDEALWRLETLAVSGAHQVPEVAVRRMLRGAIDLVVYLERRGGGRRVVSVGRVGEDAVEEVWRC, from the coding sequence ATGGAGCTTCCCGTGGACGCGGTGAGCCGTGTCGTCGAGCGAATCGTCGCCGCAGGCGTCCCGCTGCGTCGTCCCGACGTCGGACGTGCGGCGGTGTTGCTCGCAGCCGAGGAGGCGCCACTCGACCTCACCGTCGCCGATCGCGTCGTGGCCGAGCTGGTCGGTCTCGGCCCTCTGGAGCCGCTGCTCGCCGACCCGCTGGTCACCGACATCCTGGTGAACCGTCACGACGAGGTGTGGGTGGAGCGCTCTGGAGTGTTGAAGAGGGCGGCGGTCGCCTTCTCCGGTCCCGATGCCGTGGTGGCCGCGGTGGAGCGCGTGATCGCCTCGCTCGGGCTGCGGCTCGATCGAGCCTCCCCGGCGGTCGACGCCCGCCTCCCGGACGGCTCCCGGCTCCACGCCGTGATCCCTCCCGCCGCCGTCGACGGGCCAGTGGTGGCGATCCGCCGATTCCGAGCCGCAATCGCCTCGCTCTCCGGGCTGATCGATGCCGGCGGAATCGACGACCAGGGCGCCGGTCTGCTCAGGGAGGCGATCATCGGTCGGGCCAACGTCCTCGTCTGCGGCGGAACGGGATCGGGCAAGACCACGCTTCTCAACGTGCTCTCGGCGGAGATTCCGACCGACGAGCGGGTGGTCACCGTCGAGGATGCCGCCGAACTTCGCCTCTCAGGGCACGTGGTTCGGCTCGAGGCTCGGCCACCCAACGCCGAGGGTGCCGGCGAGATCACCCTGCGCACCCTGGTTCGCCATGCCCTGAGGCTGCGCCCCGACCGGATCGTGGTCGGGGAGGTGCGCGGGCCCGAAGCCTTCGACCTGATCCAGGCGATGAGCACCGGGCACGCAGGATCGATGGGAACGGTCCACGCCGGTGGCCCGGACGAGGCGCTGTGGCGTCTGGAGACCCTGGCGGTCTCCGGTGCCCACCAGGTGCCCGAGGTGGCGGTGCGTCGCATGCTGCGCGGCGCCATCGACCTGGTCGTGTACCTGGAACGGCGTGGAGGCGGGAGGCGGGTGGTATCGGTGGGGCGGGTCGGTGAGGACGCCGTCGAGGAGGTCTGGCGATGCTGA
- a CDS encoding MFS transporter, whose amino-acid sequence MTAAVETPARPKLSRNYWRLWTGSVFSNLGDGIGFIAHAWLASAVTRDPVLISLIAVASRLPWLVFTLPAGVITDRVDRRKLMVAMDVVRAGLVFAVAFTVLAAQSGLPSPAEVAAGVSVSTDLGLYTLLLVVVLLMGMAEVLRDNSAQTFLPSIVKPENLERANGTLWGAEMVMNSFVGPPIGSLLLGIGFALPFFLNAGGFALAAGLVFLISGEFRSSGRTEAQNGVKVDWKGEVREGFAWLWRHPVLRSMAIILGILNALGMMTFSTFILFAQENLDMETGLFTGVLRPVASAFGADSVAAFIFSVMMMAGAIGGVLGSILAPRVAAKMGRGPALYMTIVVGGASSAVIGATDRWWTVFLMFLMGMFTGVVWNVITVSFRQTIIPDALLGRVNSVYRFFGWGMMPIGSILGGLVVAAFTPLVGRSDALRWPFFVAAAIHAVLLVYAVPRLSSARLAAAREAAELREVVDQAGESHG is encoded by the coding sequence GTGACCGCCGCCGTCGAGACCCCGGCCCGTCCCAAGCTGAGCCGCAACTACTGGAGGCTGTGGACCGGTAGCGTCTTCAGCAACCTGGGTGATGGGATCGGGTTCATCGCCCACGCCTGGCTGGCCTCGGCGGTCACCCGCGACCCGGTGCTGATCTCCCTCATCGCCGTCGCCTCCAGGCTTCCCTGGCTGGTGTTCACGCTCCCTGCAGGCGTGATCACCGACCGGGTGGACCGGCGCAAGCTGATGGTGGCGATGGATGTGGTGCGTGCCGGGCTGGTGTTCGCCGTGGCCTTCACCGTCCTCGCCGCCCAGAGCGGGCTGCCCTCTCCGGCCGAAGTCGCCGCCGGGGTCTCGGTGTCGACCGACCTGGGGCTGTACACCCTGCTTCTGGTCGTGGTGCTGCTCATGGGGATGGCCGAGGTCCTGCGCGACAACTCGGCGCAGACCTTCCTGCCCTCCATCGTCAAGCCGGAGAACCTGGAGCGAGCCAACGGCACCCTTTGGGGCGCCGAGATGGTGATGAACTCGTTCGTCGGGCCGCCGATTGGCAGCCTGCTGCTGGGAATCGGGTTCGCCCTCCCGTTCTTCCTCAACGCCGGAGGGTTCGCCCTCGCCGCCGGGCTCGTCTTCCTGATCTCCGGCGAGTTCCGGTCGTCGGGCCGCACCGAGGCGCAGAACGGCGTCAAGGTCGACTGGAAGGGGGAGGTGAGAGAGGGATTCGCCTGGCTGTGGCGTCACCCGGTGCTCCGGTCGATGGCGATCATCCTCGGCATCCTCAACGCCTTGGGAATGATGACCTTCTCCACCTTCATCCTCTTCGCCCAGGAGAACCTGGACATGGAGACCGGTCTGTTCACCGGCGTGCTTCGCCCGGTGGCGTCCGCCTTCGGGGCCGACTCGGTGGCCGCCTTCATCTTCTCGGTGATGATGATGGCGGGGGCGATCGGTGGCGTTCTCGGCTCGATCCTGGCGCCGCGAGTCGCCGCCAAGATGGGCAGGGGCCCGGCGCTGTACATGACGATCGTCGTGGGCGGTGCAAGCAGCGCCGTGATCGGGGCCACCGACCGCTGGTGGACGGTGTTCCTCATGTTCCTCATGGGAATGTTCACCGGTGTCGTGTGGAACGTGATCACCGTATCGTTCCGCCAGACGATCATCCCCGACGCCCTGCTGGGACGGGTCAACAGCGTCTACCGGTTCTTTGGGTGGGGGATGATGCCCATCGGCTCCATCCTCGGCGGGCTCGTGGTGGCGGCCTTCACGCCGCTGGTCGGTCGCAGCGACGCCCTCCGCTGGCCCTTCTTCGTGGCCGCTGCGATCCACGCCGTCCTGCTGGTCTACGCCGTGCCCCGGCTCTCCAGTGCGCGGCTCGCAGCGGCGCGTGAAGCCGCCGAGTTGCGTGAGGTCGTCGACCAGGCGGGTGAGTCCCATGGGTGA
- a CDS encoding type II secretion system F family protein, with protein MIAGAAAILAGLWAERAGLHSVLAAGSAWLMLASPMTAMACGVVAIAAVRWRRAAAVTRVERAADGDLVLLADLLAVGVASGRTVRGSFEAAVAHVHPGVGHDVDLLLAEMDHSGTSVALAAASGRLAPVCRVAASAALSGAPVASALAAHAEQERHTRHSARVAAARRLPVRLLLPLALLILPGFVVLAVGPALIHSLARLTLP; from the coding sequence ATGATCGCCGGGGCTGCGGCGATCTTGGCCGGCCTCTGGGCGGAGCGCGCCGGGCTGCACTCGGTGTTGGCAGCCGGCTCGGCCTGGCTGATGCTGGCTAGCCCGATGACAGCCATGGCATGCGGCGTGGTCGCGATCGCCGCAGTGCGGTGGCGCCGGGCAGCCGCCGTCACCAGGGTCGAGCGAGCCGCCGACGGCGACCTCGTGCTCCTCGCCGACCTGCTCGCCGTGGGGGTGGCCTCGGGTCGCACCGTGCGGGGCTCCTTCGAGGCAGCGGTCGCCCATGTCCATCCCGGGGTCGGCCACGATGTCGACCTCCTGCTGGCCGAGATGGATCACTCGGGGACCTCCGTCGCCCTTGCCGCGGCCTCGGGTCGGCTCGCCCCGGTGTGCCGCGTGGCAGCCTCGGCGGCGCTCTCGGGAGCTCCGGTGGCCTCTGCCCTCGCCGCCCACGCCGAACAGGAACGCCACACCCGTCACTCGGCGCGGGTAGCGGCGGCCCGACGCCTGCCGGTGCGCCTGCTGTTGCCGCTGGCGCTTCTCATCCTTCCTGGTTTCGTCGTTCTCGCCGTCGGCCCGGCCCTGATCCACTCGCTGGCGCGGCTCACCCTCCCCTGA
- a CDS encoding GerMN domain-containing protein, giving the protein MSRDPFDEMRRRNPAPSDGLPGAPMSVADRIVSGSRRAGMPGWVAAAVAAIAVMVTGFGVLWFLRSGPEPGFADGGSSTTLAPATSDGVDTTVAVPVDVESVVYLFMDQVSEGAAGPFLVPVDMTGWSATLSDSGQASSPALVALRALLASPTPGQSEGTPALSSAIPSDTVAHSVEMDGGTAVVDLSTEFASGGGSFSMRARLAQVVYTLTAIDGVTGVRFEIEGEPTTVFGGEGVIVDDPATRAGFEDLLPPVFIETPAHLGVGKGDPAGTGNPLVVSGSANVFEATVSLALTDGDGLILWEGFATATCGTGCRGDWQVSIPYEVEQEQWGSLVAWEASAEDGRQTNIREHRVWLVPGGDDTVVTGTLPPMGGECSGADAGMVPIDDQEETLPAAVAGKRAAIWEAAIECDWEQLDRLLGQGFSYTFGADEDPIAFWQEDEARGGRPMYHLAGLLARPYGTIGGDGNPLYYVWPSAFGPEWADVPEADRAALRPLYDDEDFAFFAEFGGYVGYRVGILEDGTWEFFIAGD; this is encoded by the coding sequence ATGAGCCGTGACCCGTTCGACGAGATGAGGCGCCGCAACCCTGCTCCGTCCGACGGGCTCCCCGGGGCGCCGATGTCGGTCGCCGATCGCATCGTGTCGGGGAGCCGACGCGCCGGGATGCCGGGCTGGGTGGCTGCGGCCGTTGCCGCCATCGCCGTGATGGTCACCGGGTTCGGGGTGCTGTGGTTTCTGCGCAGCGGCCCAGAGCCGGGGTTCGCCGACGGCGGGTCGTCGACCACCCTCGCCCCGGCCACTTCGGATGGGGTGGACACCACCGTTGCCGTGCCGGTCGACGTCGAGTCGGTCGTCTACCTCTTCATGGACCAGGTCTCCGAGGGTGCCGCCGGGCCATTCCTGGTTCCCGTCGACATGACCGGGTGGTCGGCCACGCTCTCGGACAGCGGGCAGGCCTCCTCTCCTGCACTCGTCGCCCTTCGGGCGCTGCTGGCGAGCCCGACCCCGGGTCAGTCGGAGGGGACTCCAGCGCTCAGCAGTGCCATCCCATCGGACACGGTCGCCCACTCGGTCGAGATGGATGGGGGTACTGCTGTGGTCGACCTCTCCACCGAGTTCGCATCCGGTGGAGGGTCGTTCTCGATGCGCGCCCGGTTGGCACAGGTCGTGTACACCCTCACCGCCATCGATGGCGTGACCGGCGTGCGTTTCGAGATCGAAGGTGAGCCCACCACCGTCTTCGGCGGCGAGGGAGTGATCGTCGACGACCCCGCCACTCGAGCCGGATTCGAGGACCTGCTCCCGCCGGTGTTCATCGAGACGCCGGCACATCTCGGGGTGGGGAAAGGGGACCCTGCGGGCACCGGCAACCCGTTGGTCGTCTCCGGCAGTGCCAACGTGTTCGAGGCGACGGTGAGCCTGGCCCTCACCGACGGCGACGGCCTCATCCTGTGGGAGGGCTTCGCCACCGCCACCTGCGGGACGGGGTGTCGCGGTGACTGGCAGGTGTCCATCCCCTACGAGGTGGAGCAGGAGCAGTGGGGCAGCCTGGTCGCCTGGGAGGCATCAGCCGAGGATGGGCGTCAGACGAACATCCGGGAGCACCGGGTGTGGCTGGTCCCGGGCGGCGACGACACCGTGGTGACGGGCACCCTGCCTCCCATGGGTGGTGAGTGCTCGGGTGCCGATGCCGGGATGGTCCCGATCGACGACCAGGAAGAGACCCTCCCCGCCGCCGTCGCCGGGAAGCGCGCCGCCATCTGGGAAGCCGCCATCGAGTGCGATTGGGAGCAACTGGACCGGCTGCTGGGGCAAGGCTTCTCCTACACCTTCGGTGCCGACGAGGACCCGATCGCCTTCTGGCAGGAGGACGAGGCGCGTGGCGGTCGGCCCATGTACCACCTGGCCGGGCTGCTGGCCAGGCCGTACGGCACGATCGGCGGTGACGGCAACCCGCTCTACTACGTGTGGCCGTCGGCCTTCGGGCCCGAGTGGGCCGACGTCCCCGAGGCCGATCGGGCAGCCCTGCGTCCCCTGTACGACGACGAGGACTTCGCCTTCTTCGCCGAGTTCGGTGGGTACGTCGGGTACCGGGTGGGGATCCTCGAAGACGGCACCTGGGAGTTCTTCATCGCCGGAGACTGA
- a CDS encoding winged helix-turn-helix domain-containing protein codes for MTETYQSRERTFMMTPEQAAVFNEPTRTDIMILLAERPASVQQLAEAMGKPKGTVGYHVKVLADAGLIAVVRTRRVRAITEKFYGRLARTYVFPSMGEKAPVGHGFFLEAMAELRAPREAETAMVTLRHARIPAERLDEFAAEVIEIAERFAAEPRGGGVVYGFLAAMYPTDRPALKEDDQ; via the coding sequence ATGACCGAGACCTACCAATCGCGGGAACGCACCTTCATGATGACCCCGGAGCAGGCTGCGGTGTTCAACGAGCCGACCCGCACCGACATCATGATCCTCCTCGCCGAGCGGCCCGCCAGTGTCCAGCAGCTTGCAGAGGCGATGGGGAAGCCCAAGGGCACCGTTGGATACCACGTCAAGGTCCTCGCAGACGCCGGTCTGATCGCAGTGGTCCGCACCCGGCGGGTGCGGGCGATCACCGAGAAGTTCTACGGGAGATTGGCCCGCACCTATGTGTTCCCCTCGATGGGCGAGAAGGCGCCGGTCGGGCACGGCTTCTTCCTGGAGGCGATGGCCGAGCTGCGTGCACCTCGGGAGGCAGAGACGGCGATGGTGACCCTGCGCCACGCCCGGATCCCCGCCGAGCGGCTCGACGAGTTCGCCGCCGAGGTGATCGAGATCGCCGAGCGCTTCGCCGCTGAGCCCCGCGGCGGCGGCGTCGTGTACGGATTCCTGGCAGCCATGTACCCGACCGACCGACCCGCCCTCAAGGAGGACGACCAGTGA
- a CDS encoding DUF2892 domain-containing protein, with translation MRKVLGVIASPAGRVARVLAGAALITWGLFGLDGAAGVVVPVVGAVPFLAGIFDVCVISAITGGSFKGSEIRAGR, from the coding sequence ATGAGAAAGGTACTGGGCGTCATCGCCTCGCCGGCGGGAAGGGTGGCTCGGGTCCTGGCGGGCGCAGCCCTGATCACATGGGGGTTGTTCGGGCTCGACGGAGCGGCCGGTGTCGTGGTCCCCGTCGTGGGAGCGGTCCCGTTCCTGGCGGGGATCTTCGACGTGTGCGTGATCTCGGCCATCACGGGAGGGTCGTTCAAGGGATCGGAGATCCGCGCCGGTCGGTGA
- a CDS encoding HAD-IB family hydrolase, with protein sequence MATGAAFFDLDKTVIAKSSTLAFTGRLYKAGMLGRKTLLRAAVGQVMYMIFGADEDQLGKARDRMLSLTVGWDRAEVERIVEEALEDVVAPLVYAEALFLIDEHLREGRRVFIVSASPEEVVRPLARYIGVSDVIATKARVDADGRYTGEVELYAYGPEKARAVRQVAEAGGISLEGSYAYSDSTTDLPLLEAVGHPHAVNPEKELRATATERSWPVLEFRRRVSLTERLTQPVPLISGAGLAAIVGAGIAWAMIRRRRSV encoded by the coding sequence ATGGCCACCGGCGCCGCCTTCTTCGACCTCGACAAGACCGTGATCGCCAAGTCGTCGACCCTCGCCTTCACCGGCCGGCTCTACAAGGCGGGAATGCTGGGCCGCAAGACCCTCCTGCGCGCCGCCGTCGGCCAGGTGATGTACATGATCTTCGGCGCCGACGAAGACCAGCTGGGCAAAGCGCGCGACCGGATGCTGTCGCTCACCGTGGGATGGGATCGCGCCGAGGTGGAGCGGATCGTCGAGGAAGCGCTCGAAGACGTGGTGGCCCCCCTCGTCTACGCCGAGGCGCTTTTCCTCATCGACGAGCACCTCCGGGAAGGCCGCCGGGTGTTCATAGTCTCCGCCTCGCCTGAGGAGGTGGTTCGACCCCTGGCGCGATACATCGGGGTGAGCGACGTCATCGCCACCAAGGCGAGGGTCGACGCCGACGGTCGATACACCGGCGAGGTGGAGCTGTACGCCTACGGCCCGGAGAAGGCCCGCGCCGTGCGCCAGGTCGCAGAGGCCGGGGGCATCTCGCTCGAGGGCTCGTACGCCTACTCGGACAGCACCACCGACCTGCCACTGCTGGAGGCCGTGGGCCACCCGCACGCGGTCAACCCCGAGAAGGAGCTGCGGGCCACCGCCACCGAACGGAGCTGGCCGGTCCTCGAGTTCCGGCGAAGGGTGTCCCTCACCGAGCGCCTCACCCAACCGGTGCCGCTGATCTCGGGCGCCGGCCTGGCGGCGATCGTCGGGGCCGGCATCGCCTGGGCCATGATCCGGCGAAGGCGCTCCGTCTAG